From the genome of Segatella hominis, one region includes:
- a CDS encoding Gfo/Idh/MocA family protein encodes MKEIKWGFIGCGEVTEKKSGPAFNEVPGSQVVAVMSRSEKKARSYAERHHIRKWYTDAQELIDDPDVNAVYIATPPSSHATFAIMAMKAGKPVYVEKPLAASYNDCIRINRISEQTGVPCFVAYYRRYLPYFQKVKEIIQSGGIGDVINVQVRFSVPPRDLDYHSGKEMPWRLQPDISGGGYFYDLAPHQIDLLQDLFGVITRAHGYPANRAHLYEAEDTISACFFFESGIPGSGSWCFVGHESAKEDCIEIIGDKGSLSFSVFNYEPIRLINSEGKKDIVVPNPPYVQLPIIQKVIEDLQGIGICECTAISATPTNWVLDRILWKN; translated from the coding sequence ATGAAAGAAATTAAGTGGGGATTTATCGGCTGCGGTGAGGTAACCGAGAAAAAGTCAGGACCAGCATTCAATGAAGTTCCTGGCTCACAAGTTGTTGCGGTTATGAGCAGAAGTGAAAAGAAAGCGCGCAGTTATGCTGAGCGCCATCATATCAGAAAATGGTACACTGATGCTCAAGAACTTATTGATGACCCTGATGTAAATGCGGTCTATATCGCCACGCCACCTTCTTCTCATGCCACTTTTGCTATTATGGCTATGAAGGCTGGTAAACCTGTTTATGTTGAGAAGCCTCTGGCTGCAAGCTATAACGACTGTATTCGTATCAATCGTATTAGCGAACAGACAGGTGTGCCATGTTTTGTTGCTTATTATCGCCGTTATCTCCCTTATTTCCAGAAAGTTAAGGAAATTATTCAAAGTGGAGGAATTGGAGATGTCATCAATGTGCAGGTAAGATTTTCTGTTCCACCTCGCGATTTAGACTATCATAGTGGAAAGGAAATGCCTTGGAGATTGCAACCGGATATTTCTGGTGGTGGCTACTTTTATGATTTAGCTCCACATCAGATTGATCTTTTGCAAGATTTGTTTGGTGTGATAACACGTGCTCACGGATATCCGGCAAATCGTGCTCACTTGTATGAAGCTGAAGATACGATTTCTGCATGTTTCTTCTTTGAAAGTGGCATTCCTGGCAGTGGAAGCTGGTGTTTTGTTGGACATGAAAGTGCTAAGGAAGATTGTATCGAAATCATTGGTGACAAGGGATCACTGTCTTTCTCGGTTTTCAATTACGAACCTATCCGATTAATTAATTCCGAAGGAAAGAAAGATATCGTTGTTCCAAATCCACCATACGTTCAATTACCAATCATCCAGAAGGTGATAGAAGATTTACAAGGAATAGGTATTTGTGAATGTACTGCTATTTCTGCTACTCCTACCAATTGGGTACTTGACCGTATTCTTTGGAAAAACTAG
- the yihA gene encoding ribosome biogenesis GTP-binding protein YihA/YsxC, translated as MEIKKSEFTISAPRVSMCPKDNKLEYAFIGRSNVGKSSLINMLCNHKGLAKTSATPGKTLLINHFIINNEWYLVDLPGYGFAKRSKTVQKQLEQMIAGYILQRPQLANVFVLIDVRHEQQKIDREFVDWLGESNIPFCIVFTKADKLGPVKARMNAQKWMQALEDRWEELPPYFITSSEKKMGRDEVLDYIDEINKSLSE; from the coding sequence ATGGAGATTAAAAAATCAGAATTTACGATATCTGCTCCTCGAGTGAGTATGTGTCCTAAAGATAATAAATTAGAGTATGCTTTTATTGGCAGAAGTAATGTAGGTAAGTCAAGTCTTATCAATATGCTTTGCAATCATAAAGGTTTAGCAAAAACTTCAGCCACACCAGGTAAAACTCTGTTAATCAACCACTTTATCATCAATAACGAATGGTATTTGGTTGACCTTCCTGGTTATGGATTTGCCAAGCGCTCCAAGACTGTTCAGAAGCAACTGGAACAGATGATTGCTGGTTATATTCTTCAGCGCCCTCAGTTGGCAAATGTATTCGTATTGATTGATGTTCGCCATGAGCAGCAGAAGATAGATCGTGAATTTGTAGATTGGTTGGGCGAAAGTAACATTCCTTTCTGCATTGTGTTTACCAAGGCAGACAAGTTAGGTCCTGTAAAGGCAAGAATGAATGCCCAGAAGTGGATGCAAGCATTGGAGGATCGCTGGGAAGAACTCCCTCCTTATTTTATAACCAGTAGTGAAAAGAAAATGGGAAGGGATGAAGTGCTTGATTATATCGATGAAATCAACAAGTCTTTGAGTGAGTAA